Proteins encoded together in one Telopea speciosissima isolate NSW1024214 ecotype Mountain lineage chromosome 4, Tspe_v1, whole genome shotgun sequence window:
- the LOC122657891 gene encoding uncharacterized protein LOC122657891 isoform X1 produces the protein MVDVDRRMNPAHVAGLRRLSARAAAASTATTNTSTPVRAGLDSFSSLAVKVISRLRSSGTLVQPGLSDTEFARTEAEFGFVFPPDLRAVLSAGLPVGPGFPDWRAGSGSRLRLHACLDLPIAAISFQIARNALWPKSWGPRPSDPEKALRVARNALKKAPILIPLFNHCYIPCNPSLAGNPIFFVDENRIFCCGSDLSDFFERESLFRWDNDPCVLKKQRSVSEKTTVSLSFSSNYSRRSLDSGGAAGSRTPRWVEFWSDAAIDRRRRNSSSLSSSLSSDQYYEIPRPTFRGKLSKWVEGYLERIGTILREGGWNETDVAEIVQVSASGFFERDVILLDNQAVLDALLLKADRFSDSLRNAGWSSEDITDALGFDFRPEKERKSLKKLSPELVKKIGRLAESVSGS, from the coding sequence ATGGTCGACGTCGATAGGAGAATGAACCCAGCCCACGTAGCCGGTCTACGCCGACTCTCGGCCCGTGCTGCCGCTGCTtccactgccaccaccaacACCTCCACTCCCGTCCGAGCTGGTCTCgattctttctcttcccttgcAGTCAAGGTCATCTCCCGCCTTCGCAGTTCCGGCACTCTGGTTCAACCTGGTCTCTCCGACACCGAGTTCGCCCGAACCGAAGCCGAGTTCGGCTTCGTCTTCCCGCCTGATCTTCGTGCCGTTCTCTCAGCCGGTCTACCAGTTGGTCCCGGATTCCCCGACTGGCGTGCCGGTTCTGGATCACGCCTCCGTCTCCACGCCTGTCTTGACCTTCCAATCGCTGCAATTTCTTTTCAGATTGCACGCAACGCCCTATGGCCCAAGTCTTGGGGCCCACGGCCATCTGACCCTGAGAAGGCTCTGCGCGTAGCTCGAAATGCACTGAAGAAGGCACCCATCTTGATCCCTCTCTTCAACCATTGCTACATCCCTTGCAACCCCTCTTTGGCTGGAAACCCTATCTTCTTCGTCGACGAGAATCGGATATTCTGTTGCGGATCGGATTTATCCGATTTCTTCGAACGGGAGTCTCTGTTTCGATGGGACAACGATCCCTGCGTCCTCAAAAAGCAGCGCTCGGTTAGTGAGAAGACAACAGTTTCGTTATCATTTTCATCTAATTACTCCCGCAGAAGCTTAGATTCCGGTGGCGCCGCTGGGAGCAGAACACCCAGATGGGTTGAATTCTGGAGTGATGCAGCCATCGATAGAAGGCGGAGGAATTCGTCATCTTTGTCGTCTTCTCTATCTTCTGATCAATACTATGAGATTCCTCGGCCAACATTTCGGGGAAAACTGTCGAAATGGGTTGAAGGGTATTTAGAGCGGATCGGAACGATCCTGAGAGAAGGTGGTTGGAATGAAACAGACGTAGCGGAAATCGTACAGGTATCAGCATCTGGTTTTTTCGAAAGGGACGTGATTTTGTTAGATAATCAAGCAGTCTTGGATGCTCTGCTACTCAAGGCAGACCGATTCTCCGACTCTTTGAGAAATGCAGGGTGGAGCTCTGAGGACATCACTGACGCTCTGGGTTTTGATTTTCGAccggaaaaagagagaaaatcattGAAGAAATTGTCTCCGGAACTGGTCAAGAAGATCGGAAGACTTGCAGAGTCCGTCTCTGGGTCATGA
- the LOC122657891 gene encoding uncharacterized protein LOC122657891 isoform X2 has protein sequence MVDVDRRMNPAHVAGLRRLSARAAAASTATTNTSTPVRAGLDSFSSLAVKVISRLRSSGTLVQPGLSDTEFARTEAEFGFVFPPDLRAVLSAGLPVGPGFPDWRAGSGSRLRLHACLDLPIAAISFQIARNALWPKSWGPRPSDPEKALRVARNALKKAPILIPLFNHCYIPCNPSLAGNPIFFVDENRIFCCGSDLSDFFERESLFRWDNDPCVLKKQRSVSEKTTVSLSFSSNYSRRSLDSGGAAGSRTPRWVEFWSDAAIDRRRRNSSSLSSSLSSDQYYEIPRPTFRGKLSKWVEGYLERIGTILREGGWNETDVAEIVQGGALRTSLTLWVLIFDRKKRENH, from the exons ATGGTCGACGTCGATAGGAGAATGAACCCAGCCCACGTAGCCGGTCTACGCCGACTCTCGGCCCGTGCTGCCGCTGCTtccactgccaccaccaacACCTCCACTCCCGTCCGAGCTGGTCTCgattctttctcttcccttgcAGTCAAGGTCATCTCCCGCCTTCGCAGTTCCGGCACTCTGGTTCAACCTGGTCTCTCCGACACCGAGTTCGCCCGAACCGAAGCCGAGTTCGGCTTCGTCTTCCCGCCTGATCTTCGTGCCGTTCTCTCAGCCGGTCTACCAGTTGGTCCCGGATTCCCCGACTGGCGTGCCGGTTCTGGATCACGCCTCCGTCTCCACGCCTGTCTTGACCTTCCAATCGCTGCAATTTCTTTTCAGATTGCACGCAACGCCCTATGGCCCAAGTCTTGGGGCCCACGGCCATCTGACCCTGAGAAGGCTCTGCGCGTAGCTCGAAATGCACTGAAGAAGGCACCCATCTTGATCCCTCTCTTCAACCATTGCTACATCCCTTGCAACCCCTCTTTGGCTGGAAACCCTATCTTCTTCGTCGACGAGAATCGGATATTCTGTTGCGGATCGGATTTATCCGATTTCTTCGAACGGGAGTCTCTGTTTCGATGGGACAACGATCCCTGCGTCCTCAAAAAGCAGCGCTCGGTTAGTGAGAAGACAACAGTTTCGTTATCATTTTCATCTAATTACTCCCGCAGAAGCTTAGATTCCGGTGGCGCCGCTGGGAGCAGAACACCCAGATGGGTTGAATTCTGGAGTGATGCAGCCATCGATAGAAGGCGGAGGAATTCGTCATCTTTGTCGTCTTCTCTATCTTCTGATCAATACTATGAGATTCCTCGGCCAACATTTCGGGGAAAACTGTCGAAATGGGTTGAAGGGTATTTAGAGCGGATCGGAACGATCCTGAGAGAAGGTGGTTGGAATGAAACAGACGTAGCGGAAATCGTACAG GGTGGAGCTCTGAGGACATCACTGACGCTCTGGGTTTTGATTTTCGAccggaaaaagagagaaaatcattGA